From a single Couchioplanes caeruleus genomic region:
- a CDS encoding ATP-binding protein, with translation MTQLQTTHSEPAFGDDVVLLTVPADGGYLGVLRTATAGLAARLHFALDEIEDLRIAVDEACAMLLAIATRGAELECRFAVTDDALTVEVTVTTVRGARLPSESSFAWKVLTALTTSASAEATGRHATIRLLTRRTEN, from the coding sequence GTGACTCAGCTGCAGACCACACATTCGGAGCCGGCGTTCGGGGACGACGTCGTGCTGCTCACCGTGCCCGCCGACGGCGGCTACCTCGGGGTGCTGCGCACCGCGACGGCAGGCCTGGCGGCGCGCCTGCACTTCGCCCTCGACGAGATCGAGGACCTGCGCATCGCGGTCGACGAGGCGTGCGCGATGCTGCTCGCCATCGCGACCCGCGGCGCCGAGCTCGAATGCCGCTTCGCCGTGACCGACGACGCGCTCACCGTCGAGGTCACGGTCACGACGGTACGGGGCGCACGCCTGCCGTCCGAGTCCTCCTTCGCGTGGAAGGTACTGACGGCGCTGACCACGTCAGCGTCGGCGGAAGCGACCGGCCGGCACGCCACGATCCGCCTCCTCACCCGCCGCACCGAGAACTGA
- a CDS encoding NAD(P)-dependent malic enzyme: protein MAITPTVPLASRDDLSLAYTPGVARVCTEIASSPSLYYDYTWTGNTVAVVTDGSAVLGLGNIGPRAAMPVMEGKAVLFKQFGGVDAVPICLDTQDVEGIVAVVKALGPSFGGINLEDISAPRCFEIERRLDEALDIPVFHDDQHGTAIVVLAALRNAVKLLGRRLPDLRVVVSGAGAAGVAITDTLIAAGVQGANMIVCDSQGIIHADRPGLTGAKAALAEQTNYSGRTGGIKEALIGADVLVGVSGGSIPETALAGMAPGAIIFALANPTPEVPPAIAHKYAAVVATGRSDFPNQINNVLAFPGIFRGALDARATRITAGMKVAAAEAIAEVAAGELRADAIVPSALDPRVAPAVAAAVARAAERDGVARIAVPAEMPVIPAPAAVSSPGAVFSASGTVASS, encoded by the coding sequence ATGGCGATCACGCCCACGGTTCCCCTGGCCAGCCGCGACGACCTGTCGCTGGCCTACACCCCGGGCGTCGCCCGGGTCTGCACCGAGATCGCCTCCTCGCCGTCGCTCTACTACGACTACACCTGGACCGGAAACACGGTCGCAGTGGTCACCGACGGTTCGGCCGTGCTGGGCCTGGGCAACATCGGTCCTCGCGCGGCGATGCCCGTCATGGAGGGCAAAGCGGTGCTGTTCAAGCAGTTCGGCGGCGTCGACGCGGTGCCGATCTGCCTCGACACGCAGGACGTCGAGGGCATCGTCGCCGTGGTCAAGGCACTCGGCCCGTCCTTCGGCGGCATCAACCTCGAGGACATCAGTGCCCCCCGCTGCTTCGAGATCGAGCGCCGCCTCGACGAGGCCCTCGACATCCCCGTCTTCCACGACGACCAGCACGGCACGGCCATCGTCGTGCTCGCCGCGCTGCGCAACGCGGTGAAGCTGCTGGGCCGCCGCCTCCCCGACCTGCGCGTCGTGGTGAGCGGCGCCGGCGCGGCGGGAGTCGCGATCACCGACACGCTCATCGCCGCCGGCGTCCAGGGCGCCAACATGATCGTCTGTGACTCCCAGGGCATCATCCACGCCGACCGGCCCGGACTCACCGGAGCGAAGGCCGCGCTGGCGGAGCAGACGAACTACTCCGGGCGTACGGGAGGGATCAAGGAGGCGCTGATCGGCGCCGACGTCCTCGTCGGCGTGTCGGGCGGCTCCATCCCGGAGACCGCGCTCGCGGGCATGGCACCGGGCGCCATCATCTTCGCGCTCGCCAACCCCACCCCCGAGGTCCCGCCGGCGATCGCCCACAAGTACGCGGCGGTCGTGGCCACCGGCCGCAGCGACTTCCCCAACCAGATCAACAACGTGCTGGCGTTCCCGGGCATCTTCCGCGGTGCGCTGGACGCCCGGGCCACCCGGATCACGGCCGGCATGAAGGTCGCCGCGGCGGAGGCGATCGCCGAGGTGGCGGCCGGCGAGCTGCGCGCCGACGCCATCGTGCCGTCGGCGCTGGACCCGCGGGTCGCCCCAGCGGTGGCGGCAGCGGTCGCACGGGCCGCCGAACGGGACGGGGTCGCGCGGATCGCTGTCCCGGCCGAGATGCCGGTGATCCCGGCGCCGGCTGCGGTCAGCTCGCCCGGGGCGGTGTTCTCCGCGAGCGGGACCGTGGCCTCCAGCTGA
- a CDS encoding GNAT family N-acetyltransferase has protein sequence MVHELAEFEREPESCHLTDDQLTSALFGDRPALFGHVAVGEDDTPHGFALWFLNFSTWEGVHGIYLEDLYVSPDHRGTGAGAALLAELALICVERGYRRLEWVMLDWNPAADFYAAIGASVTENWLPYRLTGAALERLAQRGTTTPS, from the coding sequence ATGGTGCACGAACTGGCCGAGTTCGAACGCGAACCCGAGTCGTGCCACCTGACCGACGACCAGCTGACCTCCGCGCTCTTCGGCGATCGTCCGGCCCTGTTCGGGCACGTCGCGGTCGGCGAGGACGACACACCTCACGGCTTCGCCCTGTGGTTCCTGAACTTCTCCACCTGGGAGGGCGTACACGGGATCTACCTGGAAGATCTCTACGTCAGCCCGGACCATCGCGGTACGGGCGCCGGCGCCGCGCTGCTCGCCGAGCTCGCCCTGATCTGCGTCGAACGGGGTTACCGCCGCCTCGAGTGGGTGATGCTCGACTGGAACCCGGCAGCGGACTTCTACGCCGCGATCGGTGCCTCGGTCACCGAGAACTGGCTCCCCTACCGGCTGACCGGCGCCGCTCTGGAGCGACTCGCCCAGCGCGGAACGACAACACCGTCCTGA
- a CDS encoding S26 family signal peptidase, which yields MRLQLPLFAVLVQGPSMAPTLRSGDALVVRRTERVRAGDVVVARFRSRPDLLVVKRAVRAQDQGWWLHGDNEFVTDDSRAYGVADVIGRVVFRYWPRPGRLS from the coding sequence ATGAGGTTGCAACTGCCGCTCTTCGCCGTACTGGTGCAGGGCCCCTCCATGGCGCCGACGCTCCGCTCCGGAGATGCCCTGGTCGTGCGCCGGACCGAGCGCGTGCGGGCAGGCGACGTCGTGGTCGCCCGCTTCCGTTCGCGGCCGGACCTGCTGGTCGTCAAGCGTGCCGTACGGGCCCAGGACCAGGGCTGGTGGTTACACGGCGACAACGAGTTCGTCACCGACGACTCGCGGGCGTACGGGGTGGCGGATGTCATCGGACGCGTTGTGTTTCGCTACTGGCCCCGGCCCGGTCGGCTAAGTTAA
- a CDS encoding AAA family ATPase, whose amino-acid sequence MTFLVGENGSGKSTLIEALAAAHGLNPEGGSRNARHSSRASESPLGAALKVVRTPGRRANAYFLRAETMHGLYTYLENLPGSPDGDLHDRSHGEGFLELLARKFNGFGFYLMDEPEAPLSFTSTLGLLARLEALRADGAQVVVATHSPILTALPGATILELGPSGIRRTTWEELEIVGHWRRFLAHPQGYLRALT is encoded by the coding sequence GTGACGTTCCTGGTCGGCGAGAACGGGTCCGGCAAGTCGACGCTGATCGAGGCGCTGGCCGCCGCGCACGGGCTCAACCCGGAGGGCGGGTCGCGCAACGCCCGGCACAGCAGCCGGGCCAGCGAGTCCCCGCTGGGCGCGGCGCTCAAGGTGGTCCGTACGCCCGGGCGGCGCGCGAACGCGTACTTCCTGCGCGCCGAGACGATGCACGGGCTGTACACGTACCTGGAGAACCTGCCAGGGTCGCCGGACGGCGACCTGCACGACCGCAGCCACGGCGAGGGCTTCCTCGAACTGCTCGCCCGCAAGTTCAACGGTTTCGGCTTCTACCTGATGGATGAGCCCGAGGCGCCGCTGTCGTTCACGTCGACGCTGGGCCTGCTGGCGCGGCTCGAGGCGCTGCGGGCCGACGGCGCCCAGGTCGTGGTCGCCACCCACTCCCCGATTCTCACCGCCCTGCCCGGCGCGACCATCCTGGAGCTGGGGCCGTCCGGCATCCGCCGCACCACCTGGGAGGAGCTCGAGATCGTCGGCCACTGGCGGCGCTTCCTGGCGCATCCGCAGGGCTATCTACGCGCCCTGACCTGA
- the pta gene encoding phosphate acetyltransferase, whose amino-acid sequence MRLVASSVYVAGLGPGVGKGTVALGLVELLSRQVARIGVFRPLVAGTGDDPLLTLLTSRYPLVAGYDDSYGVTAAEASALVADGRREELITRIVERYREVERQCASVIVIGSDFADAQDEHGDELPRELAFNARLANEFGSVVVPVVSGQGRGDLGAAVRSAYHSLVDLSATVLAVIANRVPEGIAAPGGLPVPVWAIPEVPAVAAPTVAEVAAALDATVVTGGEAALDRDVLDFVVGAAHVPAVLDHLTDGALLITPGDRADLLVAASAAHAAGNVTLAGLVLTIGEFPDPRAVRVIERLYTGLAMLVVPSDSYHTINAAGRIEAKLSPATPRKVEAALGAFEKHVDTAELNRRLDVTRSSRVTPLMFENDLIDRARADRRRLVLPEGTDERILRATETLLRRGVAGLTLLGDPAEITRRAREVGVDIGAAQLVDPATSEWRDDFAKQYAELRKHKAVTLDLAYDVVRDVNYFGTMMVAAGLADGMVSGATHTTAATIRPAFEIIKTVPEVSVASSVFFMLLADRVLVYGDCAVNPDPDAAQLADIALSSATTAAAFGIEPRVAMLSYSTGSSGAGADVEKVAAATALVRERRPDLPVEGPIQYDAAIDPAVAATKLPDSQVAGKATVFVFPDLNTGNNTYKAVQRSANAVAVGPVMQGLRRPVNDLSRGATIKDIVNTVAITAIQAHS is encoded by the coding sequence TTGAGGCTTGTGGCAAGCAGCGTCTACGTCGCCGGGCTCGGACCCGGCGTCGGCAAAGGAACCGTCGCCCTCGGGCTCGTCGAGCTCCTGTCCCGTCAGGTCGCGCGCATCGGCGTGTTCCGGCCGCTGGTGGCCGGCACCGGCGACGATCCGCTGCTGACGCTGCTGACCAGCCGATACCCGCTCGTCGCGGGCTACGACGACTCCTACGGGGTGACCGCAGCCGAGGCCTCCGCCCTGGTCGCCGACGGGCGGCGGGAGGAGCTGATCACCCGCATCGTCGAGCGCTACCGCGAGGTCGAGCGGCAGTGCGCGTCGGTGATCGTGATCGGCAGCGACTTCGCCGACGCCCAGGACGAGCACGGCGACGAGCTGCCCCGGGAGCTGGCGTTCAACGCGCGCCTCGCCAACGAGTTCGGCAGCGTGGTCGTGCCCGTCGTCAGCGGCCAGGGTCGCGGGGATCTGGGGGCGGCGGTGCGCTCGGCGTACCACTCGCTCGTCGATCTGAGCGCGACCGTTCTCGCCGTGATCGCCAACCGGGTCCCGGAGGGCATCGCCGCGCCCGGCGGCCTGCCCGTGCCGGTGTGGGCGATCCCGGAGGTGCCCGCCGTGGCGGCGCCGACCGTCGCCGAGGTGGCGGCGGCCCTGGACGCGACCGTCGTGACCGGCGGCGAGGCCGCGCTCGACCGTGACGTCCTCGACTTCGTCGTCGGGGCGGCGCACGTCCCGGCCGTGCTCGACCACCTCACCGACGGGGCCCTGCTGATCACCCCCGGCGACCGCGCCGACCTGCTGGTGGCGGCCAGCGCCGCGCACGCCGCGGGCAACGTCACCCTGGCCGGCCTGGTGCTCACCATCGGCGAGTTCCCCGACCCGCGGGCCGTCCGCGTCATCGAACGGCTCTACACGGGACTTGCCATGCTGGTGGTGCCGTCCGACAGCTACCACACGATCAACGCCGCCGGCCGCATCGAGGCGAAGCTCAGTCCCGCCACACCGCGCAAGGTCGAGGCGGCGCTCGGGGCGTTCGAGAAGCACGTCGACACCGCCGAGCTCAACCGCCGGCTCGACGTCACCCGGTCCAGCCGCGTGACCCCGCTGATGTTCGAGAACGACCTGATCGACCGGGCCCGCGCGGACCGCCGCCGGCTCGTGCTGCCGGAGGGCACCGACGAGCGCATCCTGCGCGCCACCGAGACGCTGCTGCGCCGGGGAGTCGCCGGCCTCACCCTGCTCGGCGACCCGGCCGAGATCACCCGGCGCGCCCGCGAGGTGGGCGTCGACATCGGCGCCGCCCAGCTCGTCGACCCGGCCACGAGCGAATGGCGCGACGACTTCGCCAAGCAGTATGCGGAGCTCCGCAAGCACAAGGCCGTCACGCTCGACCTGGCGTACGACGTGGTCCGCGACGTCAACTACTTCGGCACGATGATGGTCGCCGCGGGCCTCGCCGACGGCATGGTCTCCGGCGCCACCCACACCACCGCCGCCACCATCCGCCCCGCCTTCGAGATCATCAAGACGGTCCCGGAGGTCTCGGTGGCCTCGAGCGTCTTCTTCATGCTGCTGGCCGACCGCGTCCTCGTGTACGGCGACTGCGCCGTCAACCCGGACCCGGACGCCGCCCAGCTCGCCGACATCGCCCTGTCGTCAGCCACCACCGCGGCCGCCTTCGGCATCGAACCCCGGGTGGCGATGCTCTCCTATTCCACGGGCAGCTCCGGCGCGGGCGCCGACGTGGAGAAGGTGGCGGCCGCAACGGCCCTGGTCCGCGAACGCCGTCCCGACCTACCCGTGGAGGGCCCCATCCAGTACGACGCAGCCATCGACCCGGCCGTCGCGGCCACCAAGCTGCCCGACAGCCAGGTGGCGGGCAAGGCGACGGTGTTCGTCTTCCCCGACCTGAACACGGGCAACAACACGTACAAGGCGGTCCAGCGCTCGGCCAACGCGGTCGCGGTGGGCCCCGTCATGCAGGGCCTGCGCCGCCCGGTCAACGACCTCTCCCGCGGCGCGACCATCAAGGACATCGTCAACACGGTGGCGATCACGGCGATCCAGGCGCACTCATGA
- a CDS encoding DUF6104 family protein, translating into MYFTDRGIEELVERRGEESVTLEWVAEQLRTFVDVHPEFETPIERFATWLARADEDDED; encoded by the coding sequence ATGTACTTCACCGATCGCGGTATCGAGGAACTGGTCGAGCGGCGTGGCGAGGAGTCGGTGACGCTGGAGTGGGTCGCCGAGCAGCTGCGCACGTTCGTCGACGTCCACCCGGAGTTCGAGACCCCGATCGAGCGGTTCGCCACCTGGCTGGCCCGCGCCGACGAGGACGATGAGGACTAG
- a CDS encoding acetate/propionate family kinase has product MKILVLNCGSSSVKYRLFDDPSPAPSSGSAGSSTEASSGSAGSSTEASSSSTGSSSGSAGAASGSVAGRSEGGPRTLAKGLIERIGEPDGDAADHTAALQRVMESVDLTGLGAVGHRVVHGGPLFSAASIIDDKLVEAVESLVPLAPLHNPAALSGIAVARKLMPDVPQVAVFDTAFHQTIPPAGVSYAIDAALAERWQIRRYGFHGTSHAYVARQTAALLGLSPEDANVITLHLGNGASATAVQGGRSIATSMGMSPQSGLVMGTRSGDIDPTVIFHLHRVAGLPVDEIERSLTRQAGLQGLIGDNDMRTVERRREEGDPAATLAFDVYCRRIKEYVGAYMALLGRTDAIAFTAGVGEHSPEVRAASLAGLSSLGIEIDPARNAKGDRIISPDGSTVTVCVVPTDEELEIAQQTRQALGDS; this is encoded by the coding sequence ATGAAAATTCTGGTCCTGAACTGCGGGTCCTCGTCGGTCAAGTACCGGCTCTTCGACGACCCGTCCCCCGCTCCCTCCTCCGGCTCCGCCGGGTCCTCCACCGAGGCTTCCTCCGGCTCGGCCGGGTCCTCCACCGAGGCTTCCTCCAGCTCCACCGGGTCCTCCTCGGGTTCCGCCGGGGCTGCTTCCGGGTCCGTTGCCGGGAGGTCCGAGGGCGGTCCGCGCACCCTGGCGAAGGGCCTCATCGAGCGGATCGGCGAGCCGGACGGCGACGCGGCCGACCACACGGCTGCCCTGCAGCGGGTGATGGAGTCCGTCGACCTCACCGGCCTGGGCGCCGTCGGCCACCGCGTCGTCCACGGCGGCCCACTCTTCAGCGCGGCCTCGATCATCGACGACAAACTCGTCGAGGCCGTCGAGAGCCTCGTCCCGCTCGCACCCCTGCACAACCCCGCGGCGCTCAGCGGCATCGCGGTGGCCCGCAAACTGATGCCGGACGTCCCGCAGGTCGCGGTCTTCGACACGGCGTTCCACCAGACCATCCCGCCGGCCGGTGTCTCGTACGCAATCGACGCCGCCCTCGCGGAGCGCTGGCAGATCCGCCGCTACGGCTTCCACGGCACGTCACACGCGTACGTGGCCCGCCAGACCGCGGCGCTCCTCGGCCTGTCCCCCGAGGATGCCAATGTCATCACGCTGCACCTGGGCAACGGCGCCAGCGCCACCGCCGTCCAGGGCGGCCGCAGCATCGCCACCTCGATGGGCATGTCACCCCAGTCCGGGCTCGTCATGGGCACCCGCAGCGGCGACATCGACCCCACGGTGATCTTCCACCTGCACCGGGTCGCGGGCCTGCCCGTGGACGAGATCGAACGCTCCCTCACCCGCCAAGCGGGCCTTCAGGGCCTCATCGGCGACAACGACATGCGCACGGTCGAGCGCCGCCGCGAAGAAGGAGACCCGGCAGCCACCCTCGCCTTCGACGTCTACTGCCGCCGCATCAAGGAGTACGTCGGCGCGTACATGGCGCTCCTCGGCAGGACGGACGCGATCGCCTTCACGGCGGGCGTGGGCGAACACTCACCGGAGGTGCGGGCGGCATCCTTGGCGGGCCTGTCCTCGCTCGGCATCGAGATCGACCCGGCCCGCAACGCGAAGGGCGACCGCATCATCTCGCCGGACGGGTCGACGGTGACGGTCTGCGTGGTGCCGACCGACGAGGAGCTGGAGATCGCCCAGCAGACCCGACAGGCGCTCGGCGACAGCTGA
- a CDS encoding zinc-binding dehydrogenase, whose amino-acid sequence MRAAYASATKPDEPLAALTVGDLPEPSPPEGWVTVDIRASSLNHHELWSLRGVGLPADRLPMILGCDASGVDSDGNEVVVYPVIEDKEDPRGFSLLSERWPGTLAERVAVPVGNLVPKPAGISFLDAACLPTAWLTAYHMLTTRGRVDDAEAVLVQGAGGGVATAAVILAAALGKRVYATSRDAAKRERIAELGATAVEPGARLPERVDVVIESVGAPTFEHSLKCSAPGARIVVCGATGGPFPKVDLRRVFMMQLEILGSAMGTAEELAKLLDLCVAQEIRPVIDSTYGFSAVADAFARLNSGEVFGKVAVDHLH is encoded by the coding sequence ATGCGCGCCGCCTACGCCAGTGCCACGAAACCGGACGAACCGCTCGCCGCCCTCACGGTCGGCGATCTCCCCGAGCCTTCACCGCCCGAGGGCTGGGTGACGGTCGACATCCGCGCCAGCTCGCTCAATCACCACGAGCTCTGGTCGCTGCGCGGCGTGGGGCTCCCCGCCGACCGGCTGCCCATGATCCTCGGCTGCGACGCGTCCGGTGTGGACAGCGACGGAAACGAGGTCGTCGTCTATCCGGTGATCGAGGACAAGGAGGACCCGCGCGGCTTCTCGCTACTCTCCGAGCGCTGGCCGGGCACCCTCGCGGAGCGCGTGGCCGTGCCGGTGGGCAACCTCGTGCCCAAGCCGGCCGGCATCTCGTTCCTCGACGCGGCATGCCTGCCGACCGCGTGGCTCACGGCGTACCACATGCTCACGACACGTGGCCGCGTCGACGACGCGGAAGCGGTCCTGGTCCAGGGAGCCGGTGGCGGCGTCGCGACCGCCGCGGTGATCCTGGCCGCGGCCCTCGGCAAACGGGTGTACGCGACGAGCCGCGACGCAGCCAAGCGGGAAAGAATCGCCGAGCTGGGCGCGACGGCCGTCGAACCGGGCGCCCGCCTGCCGGAACGCGTCGACGTGGTCATCGAGTCCGTCGGAGCTCCCACCTTCGAGCACTCGCTGAAGTGCTCCGCCCCGGGCGCCCGGATCGTCGTGTGCGGCGCGACGGGCGGCCCCTTCCCGAAGGTCGATCTGCGCCGGGTCTTCATGATGCAGCTCGAGATCCTGGGCAGCGCCATGGGCACCGCTGAGGAGCTCGCCAAGCTGCTGGACCTGTGCGTCGCGCAGGAGATCCGGCCGGTCATCGACTCGACGTATGGATTCTCGGCGGTGGCGGACGCCTTCGCCCGGCTGAACTCGGGGGAGGTGTTCGGGAAGGTCGCGGTGGACCACCTGCACTGA
- the sodN gene encoding superoxide dismutase, Ni codes for MRLPRIFTPRTIVSAHCDLPCGVYDPAQARIEAESVKAIAEKYQANTDPEFRTRAIMIKEQRADLVKHHLWVLWTDYFKAPHFEKYPQLNQLFNEATKLAGASGAKGSMDPAVGDQLLAKIEEISKIFWETKQA; via the coding sequence ATGCGACTTCCGCGTATCTTCACGCCGCGCACTATCGTCAGCGCGCACTGCGACCTGCCGTGTGGGGTCTACGACCCCGCGCAGGCCCGCATCGAGGCGGAGTCGGTGAAGGCCATCGCCGAGAAGTACCAGGCGAACACCGACCCCGAGTTCCGTACCCGCGCCATCATGATCAAGGAGCAGCGGGCCGACCTGGTCAAGCACCACCTGTGGGTGCTGTGGACCGACTACTTCAAGGCTCCGCACTTCGAGAAGTACCCGCAGCTCAACCAGCTGTTCAACGAGGCCACCAAGCTGGCCGGCGCCTCCGGTGCCAAGGGCTCGATGGACCCGGCCGTCGGCGACCAGCTGCTCGCGAAGATCGAGGAGATCTCCAAGATCTTCTGGGAGACCAAGCAGGCGTGA
- a CDS encoding alpha/beta hydrolase family protein, which yields MSRRTAALLTAVAMALTSCSANDGGHPAASPSAGTPPTARQQLASSAPPEPAASEAPDQALPVRVRKLKLSRGKDRPLPTTIWYPATGDGPYPVIVFSHGLTSRPEDYASLLRRWARAGFVVAGAAYPHTSRGAADFTVLDLINQPADASYVLTEVLALNRKRGDPLENRLDEEHVAAAGHSGGGVTTLGMLSGNRDKRLTAAVVLAGRQLLPAAFQGPPLPVLFVHGKLDKTVQYADGLAAFNAVPRPKALLTLPQGGHVTTSGPDFARVTTTTTDFLRWSLYGDASARRRLAATNNLRDNL from the coding sequence ATGAGCCGCCGTACCGCCGCGTTGTTGACAGCGGTCGCAATGGCGCTCACCTCCTGCTCCGCGAATGACGGCGGCCACCCGGCAGCCTCACCCAGCGCCGGCACGCCGCCCACGGCCCGGCAGCAGCTCGCCTCCTCGGCTCCGCCTGAACCCGCAGCCTCCGAAGCGCCGGATCAGGCCCTTCCTGTACGCGTACGCAAACTGAAGCTCAGCCGGGGCAAGGACCGGCCGCTGCCGACCACGATCTGGTACCCGGCAACCGGCGACGGCCCGTACCCGGTGATCGTCTTCAGCCATGGCCTGACGAGCCGCCCCGAGGACTACGCGTCCCTGCTGAGGCGCTGGGCGCGGGCAGGGTTCGTGGTGGCCGGCGCCGCGTACCCGCACACGTCCCGAGGAGCCGCCGACTTCACCGTGCTCGACCTGATCAATCAGCCGGCGGACGCCTCGTACGTGCTCACCGAAGTGCTCGCCCTCAACCGCAAGAGGGGCGACCCGCTCGAGAACCGCCTCGACGAGGAACACGTCGCCGCGGCCGGCCATTCGGGCGGCGGCGTCACCACGCTGGGCATGCTGTCCGGCAACCGCGACAAGAGGCTGACCGCCGCCGTGGTGCTCGCCGGCCGTCAACTGCTGCCCGCCGCCTTCCAGGGCCCGCCACTCCCGGTGCTGTTCGTCCACGGCAAGCTGGACAAGACCGTCCAGTACGCCGACGGCCTCGCAGCCTTCAACGCGGTGCCCCGGCCCAAGGCGCTGCTGACCCTGCCCCAGGGCGGCCACGTCACCACCAGCGGTCCCGACTTCGCCCGCGTCACGACGACCACCACCGACTTCTTGCGCTGGTCCCTCTACGGCGACGCGTCGGCAAGAAGACGACTCGCAGCCACGAACAACCTCCGCGACAACCTCTGA